From the Primulina tabacum isolate GXHZ01 chromosome 15, ASM2559414v2, whole genome shotgun sequence genome, one window contains:
- the LOC142527025 gene encoding uncharacterized protein LOC142527025 isoform X2, which yields MSCLQCQQSSSNPDHFRNGWRLRSGASARLCLRCFSAYEEGRFCVTFHSKDDGWRKCESCDKARNRCVSLERGIRAGESHHEPSGKSLVESQYCPRTDLEIQQVSEKYPLLKVSEKTCSEATTKTNLVQS from the exons ATGTCGTGTCTCCAATGCCAGCAGTCCAGCTCCAATCCCGACCATTTCAGGAACGGGTGGCGCCTCCGCAGCGGCGCCAGCGCTCGCCTCTGCCTGCGATGCTT TTCTGCATATGAGGAAGGAAGATTCTGTGTAACCTTTCATTCAAAAGATGATGGTTGGAGGAAATGTGAGTCATGTGACAAG GCAAGAAATCGTTGTGTTTCTCTTGAGCGTGGGATAAGAGCTGGAGAATCTCATCATGAACCATCTGGGAAATCCCTTGTCGAATCCCAGTACTGTCCTCGGACAGATTTAGAAATACAACAGGTCTCCGAAAAGTATCCTCTTTTAAAGGTCTCCGAGAAAACATGCTCCGAAGCAACTACCAAAACTAATTTAGTTCAATCCTAA
- the LOC142527025 gene encoding B3 domain-containing transcription factor VAL3-like isoform X1, protein MSCLQCQQSSSNPDHFRNGWRLRSGASARLCLRCFSAYEEGRFCVTFHSKDDGWRKCESCDKLIHCGCIVSFNNHFLTDSGGIICMECTRFNFLLARNRCVSLERGIRAGESHHEPSGKSLVESQYCPRTDLEIQQVSEKYPLLKVSEKTCSEATTKTNLVQS, encoded by the exons ATGTCGTGTCTCCAATGCCAGCAGTCCAGCTCCAATCCCGACCATTTCAGGAACGGGTGGCGCCTCCGCAGCGGCGCCAGCGCTCGCCTCTGCCTGCGATGCTT TTCTGCATATGAGGAAGGAAGATTCTGTGTAACCTTTCATTCAAAAGATGATGGTTGGAGGAAATGTGAGTCATGTGACAAG TTAATTCATTGTGGGTGTATAGTATCATTCAATAATCATTTTCTGACGGATTCTGGAGGAATAATCTGTATGGAGTGCACTAGGTTTAATTTTTTATTG GCAAGAAATCGTTGTGTTTCTCTTGAGCGTGGGATAAGAGCTGGAGAATCTCATCATGAACCATCTGGGAAATCCCTTGTCGAATCCCAGTACTGTCCTCGGACAGATTTAGAAATACAACAGGTCTCCGAAAAGTATCCTCTTTTAAAGGTCTCCGAGAAAACATGCTCCGAAGCAACTACCAAAACTAATTTAGTTCAATCCTAA